The following proteins are co-located in the Microplitis demolitor isolate Queensland-Clemson2020A chromosome 3, iyMicDemo2.1a, whole genome shotgun sequence genome:
- the LOC103578935 gene encoding mediator of RNA polymerase II transcription subunit 17 produces the protein MAFSVNISVEAPIENQIQEITYDGQEIYQAPLTLSENLAKIAQKIDFSKTSTSGADDLCGEQVENGEKSDVSKQDSKDSFPQQNSLWPWDSVRTKLRNALTEVCVLADVLAIAKEKRYMVLDPVPQEPPEVKPMVQVYARKKALAGAANVLLTGVERLRNSQNELSKNRSTPDFHIELLRLRQNWRLKKVSNSIIGDLSYRTAGSKYSQTGMFEVTKAEDDEKVTVSSPPVSPNSNAVSPAASTAAGGVVPPASSPTAPPASSTQSSSSKSSSLRVTIPTELQGVAYIKVLCQKDQEDLCNSNINLLTATVANSNADMHWQQKLEAAQNVLFCKELFSQLAREAVHLRAPIPHMVVGNQIMATVLPGIQLIIGLCHGTGNDKKSASSSSPPPVTHNAEHDHVLEHSLHQLLREVHHKNTHHPFPHPSSGPLGPSKRRCIAGPTAADRHELLEMTKSQTILEQIIQQAQHFFMRVRTEYVLDTIAKEVKDPLIVSHWNALNSPTQSCVKINIWTNGYDTVCRTSLVVHVGEKSLKCVCRDGRVMHMSYEPQELRDLIFCQIHQHQITAVQNLAKCMGWQFLANSSHLGLGAVEPLGNASSCILASPIGDRMIAVRCEPQSGVQVSIAHSPRKDFFPGQLVRERKWENLGGSFKEVRWDKMEGKNFLNKMELLMASLTSS, from the exons atggctttttctgtaaatatttCGGTGGAAGCACCGATTGAAAATCAAATTCAAGAGATAACTTATGACGGGCAGGAAATATATCAAGC aCCGCTGACTTTGTCAGAAAATTTGGCGAAAATCGCTCAGAAAATAGATTTCAGTAAGACGAGTACGTCGGGTGCTGATGACCTTTGTGGTGAGCAAGTTGAGAATGGAGAAAAGTCGGATGTCAGTAAACAAGATTCAAAAGATTCTTTTCCACAACAAAATTCCTTGTGGCCGTGGGACAGTGTTAGGACCAAGTTaag AAATGCCTTGACAGAGGTTTGTGTTTTGGCGGACGTACTAGCAATAGCCAAAGAGAAACGTTACATGGTATTGGATCCAGTTCCGCAAGAGCCTCCGGAAGTAAAGCCCATGGTGCAGGTTTATGCGAGAAAAAAAGCCTTGGCTGGTGCTGCAAATGTACTTCTAACTGGAGTTGAAAGATTAAGAAATAGTCAAAATGAACTTTCTAAAAATAGATCAACACCAGACTTTCATATTGAATTGTTGAGGCTCAGACAGAATTGgcgattaaaaaaagtatccaATTCTATAATTGGTGATCTCAGTTATCGGactg CTGGATCAAAGTATTCACAGACCGGAATGTTTGAGGTGACTAAAGCAGAAGATGATGAAAAAGTAACCGTGTCCAGTCCTCCGGTATCTCCTAATTCAAATGCCGTATCACCTGCGGCAAGTACTGCCGCAGGAGGAGTTGTACCTCCAGCATCATCACCAACAGCCCCTCCTGCTTCATCAACCCAGTCATCCTCGTCAAAAAGTTCTTCCTTACGGGTCACTATTCCTACTGAATTACAAGGCGTAGCGTATATTAAAGTCTTGTGTCAAAAAGACCAAGAAGATTTGTgcaattcaaatataaatctaCTAACTGCGACTGTGGCTAATTCAAATGCTGACATGCACTGGCAGCAAAAACTTGAGGCTGCtcaaaatgtattattttgtAAGGAATTATTTAGTCAGCTGGCCAGAGAAGCGGTTCACTTAAGAGCTCCGATTCCTCATATGGTTGTTGGTAATCAAATAATGGCGACAGTATTGCCTGGCATTCAACTGATAATTGGATTGTGTCATGGTACcggtaatgataaaaaatcagCATCCTCATCATCGCCTCCACCGGTTACCCACAATGCAGAGCACGATCACGTACTTGAGCATTCACTTCATCAGTTATTACGAGAAGTACATCATAAAAATACTCATCACCCTTTTCCACATCCGTCTTCCGGTCCATTGGGACCAAGCAAACGTCGATGCATTGCTGGACCAACTGCTGCTGATCGTCACGAATTACTGGAAATGACCAAGAGTCAAACAATTCTCGAACAGATAATCCAACAAGCTCAACATTTCTTCATGAGAGTGCGCACTGAATACGTGTTAGACACGATTGCTAAAGAAGTTAAAGATCCACTCATTGTTTCGCATTGGAACGCCTTGAATTCTCCTACTCAGTcttgtgttaaaataaatatctggaCCAACGGATACGATACCGTTTGTCGGACATCTTTGGTGGTTCATGTTGGAGAAAAATCACTCAAGTGTGTTTGTAGGGACGGCAGAGTTATGCATATGAGTTATGAACCTCAAGAACTTAGAGATCTTATATTTTGCCag atTCATCAGCATCAAATTACTGCAGTACAAAATTTAGCGAAATGCATGGGTTGGCAATTCTTAGCAAACAGTTCTCACTTGGGTCTTGGTGCTGTTGAACCACTAGGTAACGCCAGTAGTTGTATACTCGCATCACCAATTGGCGATCGCATGATCGCGGTAAGATGTGAACCACAAAGCGGCGTTCAAGTATCAATAGCACACTCTCCACGAAAAGATTTCTTCCCCGGGCAATTGGTACGAGAGCGCAAGTGGGAAAATCTCGGTGGTTCATTCAAAGAAGTCAGATGGGACAAAAtggaaggaaaaaattttttaaataaaatggaatTACTCATGGCGTCACTCACAAgctcatag
- the LOC103578936 gene encoding transmembrane protein 17B isoform X2: MIMWRSKVITASNRIFPGLIYHDWEKQYWDAGLDAKYYNLSGVYKFINISVYLLITCIECLKLYLGYLGNLSEKIPELASFWLISALLQFPLMVFMLLDGNILIFFIEKASTGMMVLLVVFEIITGTIALNNIAAHHLKRFYMAQLCGRVNKFN; the protein is encoded by the exons atgataatgtgGAGGTCTAAGGTGATTACGGCTTCAAATCGGATATTTCCTGGGTTAATATATCACGACTGGGAAAAACAGTACTGGGATGCCg GACTTGACGCCAAG tattataatttaagtggagtatataagtttataaatataagcgTTTATTTACTGATTACATGCATTGAATGTCTTAAATTATACCTCGGATATCTTGGCAATTTATCTGAAAAG attCCAGAATTAGCAAGTTTCTGGCTCATATCTGCGTTACTACAATTCCCACTGATGGTATTTATGCTACTAGACGgcaatatattaatattttttattgaaaaagcaTCTACGGGAATGATGGTTTTATTGGttgtatttgaaattattaccGGTACTATTGCGCTTAATAATATAGCCGCACATCACTTGAAGAGATTTTACATGGCACAGCTTTGTGGacgtgttaataaatttaattaa
- the LOC103578966 gene encoding putative protein PLEKHA9, which produces MAENSNDFDADNNDENIRHSLELNYGLAIKFPKVINGKINTKNFLAASQAIIKVLDKFGKVFAPIKYDMQINIEKIIIKYLANKQEYFTLQDLLLSEQTSGKNTIVIDAFVWLTRGLRMIQLFIDKIVENSKAVPAKTGNEAEDLVASIKDSYKESLEPYHGWMAQQLFGVLNQLLI; this is translated from the exons atggctgAAAATAGTAATGATTTTGATGCTGATAATAATGACGAAAATATTCGTCACAGTTTAGAACTTAATTATGGTCTggcaattaaatttcctaaagtaattaatggtaaaattaatacgaaaaattttttggctgCATCTCAAGCCATCATCAAAGTTCTAG ataaatttGGTAAAGTTTTTGCTCCGATAAAATACGatatgcaaataaatattgag aaaataattataaagtattTAGCAAATAAGCAAGAATACTTTACACTAcaggatttattattatcggaGCAAACGTCGggtaaaaatacaattgttaTTGATGCTTTCGTTTGGTTGACTAG AGGACTGAGAATGATTCAGCTGTTTATCGATAAAAtagtagaaaattcaaaagcaGTACCAGCAAAAACAGGCAACGAGGCTGAGGATCTTGTAGCTAGTATTAAAGATTCTTACAAGGAATCCTTGGAACCTTATCACGGCTGGATGGCCCAGCAGTTGTTTGGAGTACTTAACCAATTGCTCATCTAA
- the LOC103578937 gene encoding uncharacterized protein LOC103578937 has translation MIQTNAAVTTTTTTTTSTKSTINKNLNTESIVIKNLSDGEVITYSLVLIRGQAPSLCTKINIRTQHNHNLKSSSITEWPIIAGEFRILVDLARGINKLELETANGIKKQLTLIHEPKKSRLRVTPIYVICAGHDGYFQGPANEDCSPESAATRIGLGARLLQSLTAEKLQEAGHGRKTFQLERDLDGPECLVMHSMLNVDTARAMNQRELWEFVGREIMKGPLASKDRKYLAFLSCTKYRGAPSPRTHEATLASTQGHAALGGGGLALFGSACLHTWPTTLNQVLPKFLDTTIIDTDVLMDDSNYRGTYGGCLATTLGSVLHELAHTFDLGHTREGIMGRGFNYVDHVFIARGAANNHPAIGTDNNRNSRNKDPQRSTITLSKPLSVTVTINNNNINNSQSITSLANSKDQRQCVLSESYHQNSKTKTLETENENSVSQPASPDIDTPFHSNYNTYVFETSFLQPDKIFWGPSCATILAYHRWFATDNEHDLNNDHNSHYYRNNCQIEYNAKRNVIRSSYGIRVIELRDASTGMVINYRQFPGVRPPLEALVPPLSSPLAHTCYDAPLVIFAEDSVGNVLNITSSLHTPEF, from the exons aTTCAAACAAACGCTGCGGTTACAACTACGACGACTACAACGACATCAACAaaatcaacaataaataaaaatttaaatactgagagtattgttattaaaaatttatctgatggGGAAGTGATAACATACAGCTTGGTGCTGATACGTGGACAAGCACCGTCTCTGTGTACTAAAATAAACATCCGTACTCAGCATAATCACAATTTAAAGTCATCCTCGATTACAGAATGGCCTATTATCGCCGGGGAATTCCGTATCCTGGTAGATTTAGCACgtggaataaataaacttgagCTAGAAACAGCGaatggaattaaaaaacaattgacatTGATACACGAGCCGAAAAAGTCACGACTACGAGTTACACCAATCTATGTAATTTGTGCAGGTCACGATGGATATTTTCAGGGTCCGGCGAACGAAGACTGTTCTCCAGAGAGCGCGGCAACGAGAATAGGACTTGGAGCACGTTTATTACAATCATTAACAGctgaaaaattacaagaagCCGGGCATGGACGAAAAACATTTCAGTTGGAGAGAGATCTTGACGGTCCCGAGTGTTTGGTAATGCACAGCATGCTCAATGTGGACACTGCAAGAGCTATGAATCAACGTGAGCTGTGGGAATTTGTAGGTCGCGAAATAATGAAAGGTCCGCTGGCATCTAAAGACAGAAAATATTTGGCATTTTTATCGTGTACTAAATACAGAGGGGCTCCAAGTCCTAGAACACATGAGGCAACTCTGGCAAGCACCCAAGGGCATGCGGCACTTGGCGGCGGTGGTCTTGCACTCTTTGGATCCGCATGTCTTCATACTTGGCCTACAACTCTTAATCAAGtgttaccaaaatttttagacaCCACGATAATTGACACTGACGTTCTGATGGACGACAGTAATTATCGTGGTACCTACGGCGGATGTCTAGCCACAACACTTGGCTCCGTTCTCCATGAACTTGCTCATACATTTGACTTGGGTCACACACGTGAGGGTATTATGGGTCGTGGGTTTAATTACGTTGATCATGTTTTCATTGCCCGAGGCGCTGCCAACAACCACCCGGCTATTGGTACTGATAACAATCGTAATTCTCGTAATAAGGATCCCCAACGCAGTACTATAACCCTGAGCAAACCACTCAGTGTCActgttacaataaataataacaacatcAACAACAGTCAGTCCATTACAAGCCTAGCAAACTCAAAAGATCAAAGACAATGTGTGCTATCAGAATCATACCATCAAAATTCTAAAACAAAAACCCTCGAaactgaaaatgaaaattcagtCTCCCAACCAGCAAGTCCGGATATTGATACTCCATTTCATAGTAATTACAACACATATGTATTTGAGACGTCATTTTTACAacctgataaaatattttgggGGCCTTCCTGCGCAACAATACTCGCTTATCACCGATGGTTTGCTACCGACAACGAGCacgatttaaataatgatcatAATTCTCACTATTATCGCAATAATTGTCAAATTGAGTACAATGCCAagag aaacgTTATAAGATCGTCATATGGGATTCGCGTTATAGAATTACGCGACGCATCCACCGGTATGGTAATAAACTACCGTCAGTTTCCAGGAGTACGTCCACCCTTGGAAGCACTTGTCCCTCCACTATCTTCGCCACTAGCTCACACCTGTTACGACGCTCCACTGGTTATTTTTGCCGAAGATTCAGTGGGTAATGTACTCAACATTACCTCTTCCTTACATACTcctgaattttaa
- the LOC103578936 gene encoding transmembrane protein 17B isoform X1: protein MIMWRSKVITASNRIFPGLIYHDWEKQYWDAGHLVKSNLPLQMALYFDIWFFPIWFFTILLGLDAKYYNLSGVYKFINISVYLLITCIECLKLYLGYLGNLSEKIPELASFWLISALLQFPLMVFMLLDGNILIFFIEKASTGMMVLLVVFEIITGTIALNNIAAHHLKRFYMAQLCGRVNKFN from the exons atgataatgtgGAGGTCTAAGGTGATTACGGCTTCAAATCGGATATTTCCTGGGTTAATATATCACGACTGGGAAAAACAGTACTGGGATGCCg GACACCTGgttaaatcaaatttaccTCTTCAAATGgcattatattttgatatatgGTTCTTTCCAATTTGGTTTTTTACTATACTTCTAGGACTTGACGCCAAG tattataatttaagtggagtatataagtttataaatataagcgTTTATTTACTGATTACATGCATTGAATGTCTTAAATTATACCTCGGATATCTTGGCAATTTATCTGAAAAG attCCAGAATTAGCAAGTTTCTGGCTCATATCTGCGTTACTACAATTCCCACTGATGGTATTTATGCTACTAGACGgcaatatattaatattttttattgaaaaagcaTCTACGGGAATGATGGTTTTATTGGttgtatttgaaattattaccGGTACTATTGCGCTTAATAATATAGCCGCACATCACTTGAAGAGATTTTACATGGCACAGCTTTGTGGacgtgttaataaatttaattaa